In one uncultured Methanoregula sp. genomic region, the following are encoded:
- a CDS encoding ISH3 family transposase, with translation MVNKRQIARRIKNEIRAEDCSEIAVNAINRHLTISINGTLKQKTLIQSLVGMSATKLSVHSLNKVVEKVPCETSVRYHLSKVNLDSLLELQSKILTYSNGQILVPGKSYHFAIDFTDDPYYGEIIEANKDYVLKSKMKKSTTTFYSYVSLYITTKGQRQTFAVFPVKKGVSKVEYIRKFLAIINNAKVTITVLCLDRGFYSNEVFSFLQNENIPHIVPVRKYGLELKKILRGNHSRYAQYTMMGTGKPLDLTLAIDVQYLQGRNKKFGNVNLGYVVYGIDWKPRRVYQVYKNRFAIESSYRIRNIVKAKTSSRNVVLRYLLTIISFLLKNIWVTLQWMFFSKVQRGPRTIDEDLFRFDLFRLLVWEGLRRKLKFVTVVSVLRSLS, from the coding sequence ATGGTCAATAAACGGCAAATTGCCCGCCGAATAAAGAATGAGATCCGAGCAGAAGATTGTTCCGAAATAGCAGTGAATGCAATCAACCGGCACCTAACGATTTCCATCAATGGAACGCTAAAACAAAAGACACTCATCCAGTCACTCGTCGGGATGTCAGCGACCAAACTATCAGTGCATTCCCTCAATAAAGTCGTAGAAAAAGTTCCGTGTGAAACATCGGTCAGATACCATTTGTCGAAGGTGAATTTGGATTCACTTCTGGAATTACAATCAAAGATCCTCACTTACTCAAACGGTCAGATCCTTGTTCCCGGGAAATCGTATCATTTTGCCATAGATTTCACCGACGATCCGTATTATGGTGAAATTATCGAAGCGAACAAAGATTACGTCCTCAAGAGCAAAATGAAGAAATCAACAACGACATTTTACTCGTACGTTTCGCTCTATATCACAACAAAAGGTCAACGGCAGACCTTTGCAGTTTTCCCGGTAAAAAAGGGAGTATCAAAGGTCGAGTACATTCGGAAATTCCTAGCTATAATCAATAACGCGAAAGTGACTATCACCGTTCTCTGTCTCGATCGTGGTTTCTACTCGAACGAAGTGTTTTCGTTTCTCCAGAATGAGAACATCCCGCATATCGTGCCGGTGAGAAAATACGGCCTGGAACTCAAGAAAATTCTCCGGGGGAATCATTCCCGGTATGCCCAGTACACGATGATGGGGACAGGTAAACCTCTTGATCTTACTCTCGCAATTGATGTCCAGTACCTTCAGGGAAGGAATAAAAAATTCGGGAATGTGAATCTCGGTTATGTCGTATACGGCATTGACTGGAAACCCCGAAGAGTCTACCAGGTCTACAAGAACCGGTTCGCTATCGAATCTTCATACCGTATCCGAAACATCGTGAAAGCTAAAACATCTTCCCGGAATGTTGTGCTCCGCTATCTCTTGACGATAATCTCGTTCCTCCTCAAGAATATCTGGGTAACTCTTCAATGGATGTTCTTTTCAAAGGTTCAACGTGGGCCGAGAACGATTGACGAAGATTTGTTCCGGTTTGATCTCTTCCGGCTACTTGTTTGGGAAGGACTCCGGAGAAAACTCAAATTCGTTACGGTTGTTTCTGTTCTTCGATCTCTCAGTTGA